A genomic region of Caulobacter sp. NIBR2454 contains the following coding sequences:
- a CDS encoding long-chain-fatty-acid--CoA ligase, translating to MLGLMQHGSLTVDKIVEHAGRWHADREVVTRSVEGPIVRTTYGQIVPRAKRLSSALISLGIKPGERVATLAWNTARHIEAWYAVMGIGAVCHTLNPRLFPEQIAWIANHAEDRIIFTDLTFLPILQAILPKLPMVEHVIVMTDRAHMPALDFKSVLCFEELAEAGSTDVRWGGFDEETACGLCYTSGTTGDPKGVLYSHRSNYLHTLLTLQTDVMGLSARDTILPVVPMFHANAWGTAFSAPGVGSKMVMPGARMDGEAIYELLETEGVSFSAAVPTVWQMLLQHMQANNLKPSTLKRVVIGGSACPESIIRAFHDDYGVEVIHAWGMTETSPLGTLGSMNAKVAALPFDEQIPYRLKQGRVPLGVDLKLVDDQGNRLPHDGHTFGRLMINGPIIVKGYFKGQGEVLDDEGFFDTGDVATICPQGFMQITDRAKDVIKSGGEWISSIDIENFAVGHPTAALTAVIGVAHPKWDERPLLLVKLKEGETANKEDYLSFLEGKIAKWWMPDDVVFVDDIPLGATGKIDKKRIRETFKDYVLPSQSKVTA from the coding sequence ATGCTTGGGCTGATGCAGCATGGGTCTTTGACGGTCGACAAGATCGTCGAGCACGCTGGTCGTTGGCATGCCGACCGCGAGGTCGTGACCCGCTCCGTCGAAGGTCCGATCGTCCGCACGACCTATGGCCAGATCGTCCCACGCGCCAAGCGCCTGTCCAGCGCGCTGATCTCTCTGGGGATCAAGCCGGGTGAGCGCGTCGCCACCTTGGCGTGGAACACCGCCCGTCATATCGAGGCCTGGTACGCGGTGATGGGGATCGGCGCCGTCTGCCACACCCTGAACCCGCGCCTGTTTCCCGAGCAGATCGCCTGGATCGCCAACCACGCCGAAGACCGGATCATCTTCACCGACCTGACCTTCCTGCCGATCCTGCAGGCCATTCTGCCCAAGCTGCCGATGGTCGAGCATGTGATCGTCATGACCGACCGCGCCCATATGCCGGCGTTGGATTTCAAGTCGGTGCTCTGCTTCGAGGAACTGGCCGAGGCCGGCTCCACCGACGTGCGCTGGGGCGGCTTCGACGAGGAGACCGCCTGCGGCCTCTGCTACACTTCCGGCACGACGGGCGATCCCAAAGGCGTGCTCTATTCGCACCGCTCAAACTACCTGCACACCCTGCTGACCCTGCAGACCGACGTCATGGGTCTGTCGGCGCGCGACACCATCCTGCCGGTGGTGCCGATGTTCCACGCCAACGCCTGGGGCACGGCCTTCTCCGCGCCGGGCGTCGGTTCGAAGATGGTCATGCCGGGCGCCCGCATGGACGGCGAGGCGATCTACGAACTGCTGGAAACCGAAGGGGTCAGCTTCTCGGCCGCCGTGCCGACCGTCTGGCAGATGCTGCTGCAGCACATGCAGGCCAACAACCTGAAGCCCTCGACCCTCAAGCGCGTGGTGATCGGCGGCTCGGCCTGTCCGGAAAGCATCATCCGCGCCTTCCATGACGACTACGGCGTAGAGGTGATCCACGCCTGGGGCATGACCGAGACCTCGCCGCTGGGCACGCTTGGCTCCATGAACGCCAAGGTCGCGGCCCTGCCGTTCGACGAGCAGATCCCCTATCGCCTCAAGCAGGGCCGTGTGCCGCTGGGCGTCGATCTGAAGCTGGTGGACGACCAGGGCAACCGCCTGCCGCACGACGGCCACACCTTCGGCCGCCTGATGATCAACGGGCCGATCATCGTCAAAGGCTACTTCAAGGGCCAGGGCGAGGTGCTGGACGACGAGGGCTTCTTCGACACTGGCGACGTGGCCACCATCTGCCCCCAGGGCTTCATGCAGATCACCGACCGCGCCAAGGACGTCATCAAGTCCGGCGGCGAGTGGATCAGCTCCATCGATATCGAGAACTTCGCCGTGGGCCACCCGACGGCGGCCCTGACCGCCGTGATCGGCGTCGCTCACCCCAAGTGGGACGAGCGTCCCCTGCTGCTGGTCAAGCTGAAGGAAGGCGAGACCGCCAACAAGGAGGACTATCTGTCCTTCCTGGAAGGCAAGATCGCCAAGTGGTGGATGCCCGACGACGTGGTCTTCGTGGACGACATCCCTCTCGGCGCCACGGGCAAGATCGACAAGAAGCGCATCCGCGAGACGTTCAAGGATTACGTCCTGCCCTCGCAGAGCAAGGTGACGGCCTGA
- a CDS encoding bifunctional aminoglycoside phosphotransferase/ATP-binding protein, producing MTTPSELAHEADIATWFGAKAERVIETSCARVFLLGDSAWKVKRPVDFGFLNYSTLELRRWALERELTFNRAAASDIYRSVTPIVRLADGSLALGGEGEVVEHALEMRRFDENAVLAAQPWAVDDLVEESLGRTIAAFHLGSALRPNGGGVGALGYTIRSNAGLLTGLGPRLGETAVARLVAETDRAFAAQADLLNARAGQGFARHCHGDLHLGNILLENGRPILFDCIEFNDVLSDIDVQYDLAFLLMDLDFRRRRDAANRVLNAYLDEAARSFGDGLFHGLAALPLMLSVRAAVRCHVQAYSGDDEAARAYLAAALAHLEPKRTGLFAVGGLSGSGKSTFARAAAPGLGGAPGAVVLRSDELRKRLWGAAPLEKLPAEAYTPEFGLKVYARLFEEAALVLAAGRSVVLDAVFLKPEERQQAADLAARAGVPFQGVWLQAPAELLRQRVDARTGDASDADVKVLEAQLTRDPGALDGWRRIQSDAAFEGEAKALAEMLR from the coding sequence ATGACCACGCCTTCGGAGCTGGCCCACGAAGCCGACATCGCCACGTGGTTCGGGGCCAAGGCAGAGCGGGTCATCGAGACCTCCTGCGCCCGCGTCTTCCTGCTGGGCGACAGCGCCTGGAAGGTGAAGCGTCCCGTCGATTTCGGCTTCCTGAACTATTCCACCCTCGAACTGCGGCGCTGGGCGCTTGAGCGCGAGCTGACGTTCAACCGCGCCGCGGCCTCGGACATCTATCGTTCGGTCACGCCGATCGTGCGTCTGGCCGATGGCTCGCTGGCCCTGGGCGGGGAGGGCGAGGTGGTCGAGCATGCGCTGGAGATGCGCCGCTTCGACGAGAACGCCGTGCTGGCCGCCCAGCCCTGGGCCGTGGACGATCTGGTCGAGGAGAGCCTGGGCCGCACTATCGCCGCCTTCCACCTGGGTTCGGCCCTGAGGCCCAACGGCGGCGGCGTGGGAGCGCTGGGCTACACCATCCGCTCCAATGCCGGTCTGCTGACCGGGCTTGGCCCGCGCCTGGGCGAGACGGCTGTCGCCCGCCTGGTGGCCGAGACCGACCGCGCTTTCGCCGCCCAGGCCGACCTGCTGAACGCCCGCGCTGGCCAGGGCTTCGCCCGCCACTGCCACGGGGACCTGCACCTGGGAAATATCTTGCTGGAGAACGGGCGGCCGATCCTGTTCGACTGCATCGAGTTCAATGACGTGCTGTCGGACATCGACGTGCAGTACGACTTGGCCTTCCTGCTGATGGACCTGGATTTCCGTCGGCGACGTGACGCGGCCAACCGGGTGCTGAACGCCTATCTGGACGAGGCCGCCCGCAGCTTTGGCGATGGCCTGTTCCACGGCTTGGCCGCCCTGCCGCTGATGCTGTCGGTCCGCGCCGCGGTCCGCTGCCACGTCCAGGCCTATAGCGGCGATGACGAGGCGGCCCGGGCCTATCTGGCCGCCGCCCTGGCGCATCTGGAGCCCAAGCGCACCGGTTTGTTCGCCGTGGGCGGCCTGTCGGGTTCGGGCAAGTCCACCTTCGCCCGCGCCGCCGCGCCTGGCCTGGGCGGCGCGCCGGGCGCCGTGGTCCTGCGCTCCGACGAACTGCGCAAGCGCCTGTGGGGCGCCGCCCCGCTGGAGAAGTTGCCGGCCGAGGCCTACACGCCCGAATTTGGCCTGAAGGTCTATGCCCGCCTGTTCGAGGAGGCGGCGCTTGTCCTGGCGGCCGGTCGCTCGGTCGTGCTCGACGCCGTGTTCCTCAAGCCCGAGGAGCGCCAGCAGGCCGCCGATCTCGCGGCCCGCGCCGGCGTGCCGTTCCAAGGCGTCTGGTTGCAGGCCCCCGCCGAGCTGCTGCGCCAGCGGGTGGACGCCCGGACGGGCGACGCCTCCGACGCGGACGTAAAAGTGCTGGAGGCTCAGCTGACCCGCGATCCGGGCGCGCTGGACGGCTGGCGTCGCATACAGTCGGACGCCGCCTTCGAAGGCGAGGCCAAGGCCCTGGCGGAGATGCTGCGCTAG
- the pdxH gene encoding pyridoxamine 5'-phosphate oxidase codes for MSDQPLIPPSPSEDEYVRQVTSAEPLPLLPEADPYALFAEWFRAADKSEPNDPNAMALATADADGLPDLRMVLLKGFDAEGFVFYTNLESAKGRELAANPKAALLFHWKSLRRQVRVRGLVDSVTDAEADAYFATRARPSQLGAWASDQSRTLPDRFALEKRVAEVGLRFGLGKVSRPPHWSGFRIKPIAIEFWRDRPFRLHERLVFERDAPDAAWSTRRLYP; via the coding sequence ATGAGCGATCAGCCCCTCATCCCGCCCAGCCCTTCCGAGGACGAATACGTCCGCCAGGTGACCAGCGCAGAGCCCCTGCCGCTGTTGCCCGAAGCCGACCCCTACGCCCTGTTCGCCGAATGGTTCAGGGCGGCCGACAAGTCCGAGCCCAACGATCCCAACGCCATGGCCCTGGCGACGGCCGACGCGGACGGCCTGCCGGACCTGCGCATGGTTCTGCTCAAGGGTTTCGACGCCGAGGGTTTTGTCTTCTACACCAACCTTGAAAGCGCCAAGGGGCGTGAGTTGGCGGCCAATCCGAAAGCGGCCCTGCTGTTTCACTGGAAGTCGTTGCGCCGACAGGTCCGCGTGCGCGGTCTTGTGGATTCGGTGACCGACGCCGAGGCTGACGCCTATTTCGCCACTCGCGCTCGCCCCAGCCAGCTGGGCGCCTGGGCGTCGGACCAGTCGCGGACCCTGCCGGATCGTTTCGCCCTGGAAAAGCGCGTGGCCGAGGTCGGCCTGCGTTTCGGCCTGGGCAAGGTGAGCCGCCCGCCGCACTGGTCGGGTTTCCGCATCAAGCCGATCGCCATCGAATTCTGGCGTGATCGTCCGTTCCGCCTGCATGAGCGCCTGGTGTTTGAGCGGGACGCGCCTGATGCGGCCTGGAGCACCCGGCGGCTCTATCCATGA
- a CDS encoding J domain-containing protein — protein sequence MTTRAVMTAATARALLGVERGADAQTLRKAFREAAKRAHPDRPGGSPALFRDMLAAHRVLQTELASPIAFPPAVQEAAAPPATGVTITPLIAVEGGQVEIDSEGRRLRITLPAGLREDDRIRVDGLVLSVSISGDAETLVRGDDLWLTAAIDPQVLADGGRAVIDTPVGRRSVWITQKAAERGLIRVSGQGLPARGDHPQGDLFLRVERAPERAESPARMLLKRFTAAWAA from the coding sequence GTGACTACTCGCGCCGTCATGACCGCCGCCACCGCCCGCGCCCTTCTGGGCGTGGAGCGCGGGGCTGACGCCCAGACGCTCCGAAAAGCCTTCCGGGAAGCGGCCAAGCGCGCCCACCCGGACCGGCCCGGAGGCAGCCCCGCTCTGTTCCGCGACATGCTGGCCGCGCATCGCGTGCTACAGACCGAACTGGCGTCTCCCATCGCCTTCCCGCCGGCCGTGCAAGAGGCCGCCGCGCCTCCCGCCACCGGCGTGACCATCACTCCCCTGATCGCGGTCGAAGGCGGCCAGGTGGAGATCGACAGCGAAGGCCGCCGCCTGCGCATCACCCTGCCCGCGGGCCTGCGCGAGGATGACCGCATCCGTGTCGATGGCCTGGTCCTGTCGGTCAGCATCAGCGGCGACGCCGAAACGCTCGTGCGCGGCGACGACCTTTGGCTCACCGCCGCCATCGATCCGCAGGTGCTGGCAGATGGCGGCCGCGCGGTGATCGACACGCCGGTTGGCCGTCGCAGCGTCTGGATCACCCAGAAGGCGGCCGAGCGCGGCCTGATCCGGGTCTCCGGCCAAGGCTTGCCCGCTCGGGGCGATCATCCCCAGGGCGATCTGTTCCTGCGCGTCGAGCGCGCGCCCGAACGCGCCGAAAGCCCGGCACGAATGCTACTGAAGCGCTTCACGGCGGCCTGGGCGGCTTAA
- a CDS encoding alkaline phosphatase D family protein, whose product MSPLLDLRDRPSRRLLLQGLAGGLVLSAGPAWAQPKIGGYPFSLGVAAGDPAPDGFVIWTRLAPRPLEIGYGMPARIVEVDWEVAADEGFRNIIRSGKDIARPELGHSVHAEVGGLEPARPYFYRFTVGGERSPVGRAKTTPAAGAPVQRVRFGIAGCQDYESGFYTAHRKLSEEDVDFVFCYGDYIYEGRSRALQDRTAKAARLHNQDEIYSLDDYRRRYAIYKLDPDLQASHASAAWFSVWDDHETDNNWVADIDQDGTEPAIFNLRRQMAVQAWYENMPVRRGALPRGTEIQIFRRASYGRLLELNLLDTRQYRTDQPCNDGWGKVCDELENPAAQVMGLRQEAWLLDGLSASQARWNVLAQQIMVMDLDRMPDPALYAVNSDSWAGYRNPRNRLLSALRKRKIGNPVVLTGDEHQNFAGELYLDGRNMVGDPIAAEFLTTSITSSGDGADEREDMMKIMAVNPQLKFTSSQRGYAICDVTERSWITEFKALDRVSTPGGTLRSRVKLALEPGSSRIQKA is encoded by the coding sequence ATGTCCCCGCTTCTCGACCTACGTGACCGCCCCTCGCGCCGTCTGCTGCTTCAGGGTTTGGCTGGCGGTCTGGTGCTGAGCGCCGGCCCGGCCTGGGCGCAGCCGAAGATCGGCGGCTATCCCTTCTCGCTCGGCGTGGCGGCGGGCGACCCCGCCCCCGACGGCTTCGTGATCTGGACGCGCCTGGCGCCTCGCCCGCTGGAGATCGGCTACGGTATGCCGGCCCGCATCGTCGAGGTGGACTGGGAGGTCGCCGCGGACGAGGGGTTCCGCAACATCATCCGCAGCGGCAAGGACATCGCGCGACCGGAACTGGGTCACTCGGTGCATGCGGAGGTCGGCGGCCTTGAACCGGCGCGCCCCTATTTCTATCGTTTCACGGTCGGCGGGGAACGCAGTCCGGTGGGCCGCGCCAAGACCACGCCGGCCGCCGGCGCCCCTGTCCAGCGGGTACGGTTCGGCATCGCCGGCTGTCAGGACTACGAGTCCGGCTTCTACACCGCTCATCGCAAGCTGTCGGAAGAGGACGTCGATTTCGTCTTCTGCTACGGCGACTACATCTACGAGGGCCGCAGCCGGGCGCTGCAAGACCGCACCGCCAAGGCCGCCCGCCTGCACAATCAGGACGAAATCTACAGCCTCGACGACTATCGCCGCCGCTACGCGATCTACAAGCTGGACCCCGACCTGCAGGCCAGTCACGCTTCCGCCGCCTGGTTCTCGGTCTGGGACGACCACGAGACGGACAACAATTGGGTCGCCGACATCGATCAGGACGGCACAGAGCCGGCGATCTTCAACCTGCGCCGGCAGATGGCGGTCCAGGCCTGGTACGAGAACATGCCGGTGCGGCGCGGCGCCCTGCCCCGCGGGACCGAAATCCAGATCTTCCGCCGCGCGTCCTATGGCCGCCTGCTGGAGCTGAACCTGCTCGACACCCGCCAGTACCGCACCGACCAGCCCTGCAACGACGGCTGGGGCAAGGTGTGCGACGAGCTGGAAAATCCGGCCGCCCAGGTGATGGGCCTGCGGCAGGAGGCATGGCTTCTGGACGGTCTGTCGGCCTCGCAGGCGCGCTGGAACGTCCTGGCGCAGCAGATCATGGTCATGGATCTGGATCGCATGCCGGACCCGGCGCTCTATGCGGTGAACTCCGACAGCTGGGCCGGATACCGCAACCCGCGCAACCGCCTGCTGAGCGCCCTGCGCAAGCGCAAGATCGGCAACCCGGTCGTCCTGACGGGCGACGAGCACCAGAACTTCGCCGGCGAACTCTATCTGGACGGCCGCAACATGGTGGGCGACCCGATCGCCGCCGAATTCCTGACCACCTCGATCACCTCCAGCGGCGACGGCGCCGACGAGCGCGAGGACATGATGAAGATCATGGCCGTCAATCCGCAACTGAAGTTCACCAGCAGCCAGCGCGGTTATGCGATCTGTGACGTGACCGAACGCAGCTGGATCACCGAGTTCAAGGCGCTGGACCGCGTATCCACGCCGGGCGGCACCCTGCGCAGCCGCGTCAAGCTGGCCTTGGAGCCCGGCTCCTCGCGCATCCAGAAGGCCTAG
- the aroC gene encoding chorismate synthase, whose protein sequence is MSHNTFGHLFRVTTWGESHGPALGCVVDGAPAGIGLTASEIQVWLDKRKPGQGKFVTQRREPDEVKILSGVFEDDRTNGQVTTGTPISLLIENTDQRSKDYSEIAQAFRPGHADYAYFAKYGVRDYRGGGRSSARETAARVAAGAVARKILDGVTIRACLVQIGPHAIDRSRFDWAEVDNNSFWSPDAAIVPVWEEHLETIRKAGSSTGAIVEVEATGVPAGWGAPIYGKLDSELAAALMSINAAKGVEIGAGFASAAFTGEENADEMRMKDGQIEFLANNAGGVLGGISTGQPVVARVAFKPTSSILTPRQAVTEAGEEVDLRTKGRHDPCVGIRGVPVVEAMTACVLADAFLRHRAQTGGGAFVPGSTGRF, encoded by the coding sequence ATGTCGCACAACACCTTCGGCCACCTGTTCCGCGTCACCACCTGGGGCGAAAGCCATGGGCCGGCGTTGGGCTGCGTGGTGGACGGGGCGCCCGCCGGGATCGGCCTGACCGCGTCCGAGATCCAGGTCTGGCTCGACAAGCGCAAGCCCGGCCAGGGCAAGTTCGTCACCCAGCGCCGCGAACCGGACGAGGTGAAGATCCTGTCCGGCGTGTTCGAGGACGACCGCACCAACGGCCAGGTGACCACGGGCACGCCGATCAGCCTGCTGATCGAGAACACCGACCAGCGGTCCAAGGACTATTCGGAAATCGCCCAGGCCTTCCGTCCCGGCCATGCCGACTACGCCTATTTCGCCAAGTACGGCGTACGCGACTATCGCGGCGGCGGCCGTTCCTCGGCCCGCGAAACCGCGGCCCGGGTGGCGGCGGGCGCCGTGGCGCGCAAGATTCTCGACGGCGTGACCATCCGCGCCTGTCTGGTGCAGATCGGCCCGCACGCCATCGACCGTTCGCGGTTCGACTGGGCCGAGGTCGACAACAACTCCTTCTGGTCCCCTGACGCCGCCATCGTGCCGGTGTGGGAGGAGCATCTGGAGACGATCCGCAAGGCCGGCTCATCCACGGGCGCCATCGTCGAGGTCGAGGCGACGGGCGTACCCGCCGGCTGGGGCGCGCCGATCTATGGCAAGCTCGATAGCGAACTGGCCGCCGCCCTGATGTCGATCAACGCCGCCAAGGGCGTGGAGATCGGGGCGGGCTTCGCCTCCGCCGCCTTCACCGGCGAGGAAAACGCCGACGAGATGCGGATGAAGGACGGCCAGATCGAGTTCCTGGCCAACAATGCCGGCGGCGTTCTAGGCGGCATCTCCACCGGCCAGCCGGTGGTGGCGCGCGTGGCGTTCAAGCCCACCTCCTCCATCCTCACACCGCGCCAGGCGGTGACCGAGGCGGGCGAGGAAGTCGATCTGCGCACCAAGGGACGCCACGACCCGTGTGTCGGCATTCGCGGCGTTCCGGTGGTCGAGGCCATGACCGCCTGCGTCCTGGCCGACGCCTTCCTGCGTCATCGCGCCCAGACGGGCGGCGGCGCTTTTGTCCCAGGCTCGACCGGACGCTTCTAG
- a CDS encoding PepSY-associated TM helix domain-containing protein — translation MKPQTIRAWYLVHKWTSLVCTAFLLMLCVTGLPLIFHEEIDKALGEGVKVEAIPDQSQMKTLDELIALALEKRPGEVPLFMSFDEDRPATNVTTGPRPDAPESQMKLQTLDRRTGEHLGFINEEGVMAVILRLHVDMFAGLPGMLFLGFMGLLFFASVVSGVVVYGPFMRKLAFGTVRTGRSTRLKWLDYHNLLGIVTLAWVSVVGLTGVINTLSTPIIQLWQIGQLAEMTAPYKDQPPPQPGKMASVHQAVETVKAAAPGMRVQFIAFPGGFFSSKHHYAVFLQGDTPLTKKLLTPGLVDAKTGELTAMRSMPWYAQALLLSQPLHFGDYGGLPLKILWAILDVLTIIVLGSGVYLWLGRRRAPVEQRLAELQSGGTVLARIAPAE, via the coding sequence ATGAAGCCGCAGACGATCCGCGCCTGGTACCTGGTTCACAAGTGGACCAGCCTTGTCTGCACGGCCTTCCTGCTGATGCTGTGCGTCACCGGCTTGCCGCTGATCTTCCATGAGGAGATCGACAAGGCCCTGGGCGAGGGTGTGAAGGTCGAGGCGATCCCCGATCAGTCACAGATGAAGACCCTGGACGAGCTGATCGCCCTGGCGCTGGAAAAGCGGCCGGGCGAGGTCCCGCTGTTCATGAGCTTCGACGAGGATCGCCCCGCGACCAACGTCACCACCGGCCCGCGCCCTGACGCCCCCGAATCCCAGATGAAGCTGCAAACCCTGGATCGCCGCACGGGCGAGCACCTGGGGTTCATCAACGAGGAAGGCGTGATGGCGGTGATCCTGCGCCTTCACGTGGACATGTTCGCGGGCCTGCCCGGGATGCTGTTCCTGGGCTTCATGGGACTGCTGTTTTTCGCATCCGTGGTGTCGGGCGTGGTGGTCTACGGCCCGTTCATGCGCAAGCTGGCGTTCGGCACGGTGCGCACCGGTCGGTCGACGCGGCTGAAGTGGCTCGACTATCACAACCTGCTGGGCATCGTGACCCTGGCCTGGGTCAGCGTCGTGGGGCTGACGGGGGTGATCAACACCCTGTCCACCCCGATCATCCAGCTATGGCAGATAGGCCAACTCGCCGAGATGACCGCGCCTTACAAGGACCAGCCCCCGCCGCAGCCGGGCAAGATGGCTTCGGTGCACCAGGCGGTCGAAACGGTGAAGGCCGCGGCCCCCGGCATGCGGGTGCAGTTCATCGCCTTCCCCGGCGGCTTCTTCTCGTCCAAGCACCACTATGCGGTCTTCCTGCAGGGCGACACGCCCCTGACCAAGAAACTGCTGACGCCTGGACTGGTGGACGCCAAGACCGGCGAGCTGACGGCGATGCGGTCCATGCCCTGGTACGCCCAGGCCCTGCTGCTGTCGCAGCCGCTGCATTTTGGCGACTATGGCGGCCTGCCGCTGAAGATCCTCTGGGCCATCCTCGACGTGCTGACCATCATCGTGCTGGGCAGCGGGGTCTATCTGTGGCTGGGCCGCCGGCGCGCGCCGGTGGAGCAGCGGCTAGCCGAACTGCAGAGCGGCGGCACGGTCCTGGCTCGGATAGCGCCCGCCGAATGA
- a CDS encoding TonB-dependent siderophore receptor has protein sequence MTKLIGLLATAGAAALIAGAANAQTDVDALIVTAPDYVSTGGLAANKSPVPLVETPQSVTVISRDQIDLLDWNNLSQTARYVAGVTGENYGPDERVDWLTLRGFNPVQYIDGLQSAIGSITNTGLDLYGSESVEILKGPSSALYGTTPPGGIVNLTSRRPQDTFGGEIEVQAGNRDHLQGNLDLTGPLSDTVSGRLTALVRSKGTQTRGVDSDRVYVAPALTFRPTDATRITLLSYYQDDEVTGDGGGFLPAYGVLLPNPLGEVSSTINLGETSYNRFKREHYGIGYDAEHKLSDTLTLSQNLKFSHLDGDQRGVGGNGLVDNNFDGVPDDYRTVNRYSFSFAEDVDVFAVDTRLNGTMTTGGLTHQFVGGVDYRRYDYVGSSAFGFGIPSIDLFQPVYGLAIPALPPVTFSDQLQTQAGLYALDQIKAGKLMVNLSLRHDWVETKDRATGGKVDDAEFSYRAGLSYEIAPGLIPYAAYSKSFQPVAGTDRGGSPFDPTTGEQIEGGIKFEQRSDTRQLFATAAVYKLTQQNVLTPDPANGAGQSFNIQTGEVEVKGVELEAVARFNERLSLNASYSYTDSEVTRSNGPDLGNRLPVVPKHKISALADYTFQDGAFRGLGGSFGVRYTSDTAGNLAASYQPVVFINPSVTLFDASVHYDLNDWRLAVTASNLFDKEYVARCYSTANCFFGVRRVVVASVTRKF, from the coding sequence TTGACCAAGCTCATCGGCCTGCTCGCCACGGCGGGCGCAGCCGCTCTCATCGCAGGGGCCGCCAACGCCCAGACCGACGTCGACGCCCTGATCGTCACCGCGCCCGACTACGTCTCCACGGGCGGTCTGGCGGCCAACAAGAGCCCGGTGCCGCTGGTCGAGACGCCGCAGTCGGTGACGGTGATCAGCCGCGACCAGATCGACCTGCTGGATTGGAACAATCTGAGCCAGACGGCCCGCTACGTGGCCGGCGTCACGGGCGAGAACTACGGCCCCGACGAACGGGTCGACTGGCTGACCCTGCGTGGCTTCAACCCGGTTCAGTACATCGACGGCCTGCAGTCGGCGATCGGCTCGATCACCAACACGGGCCTGGACCTGTACGGCTCGGAGTCGGTGGAGATCCTTAAGGGCCCCTCCTCGGCCCTGTACGGCACCACGCCGCCCGGGGGCATCGTCAACCTGACCAGCCGCCGCCCGCAGGACACGTTCGGCGGCGAGATCGAGGTTCAGGCCGGCAACCGTGACCATCTTCAGGGCAACCTCGACCTCACTGGCCCGCTCAGCGACACGGTCTCGGGCCGCCTGACCGCCCTGGTGCGCAGCAAGGGCACCCAGACGCGGGGCGTCGACTCCGACCGCGTTTACGTGGCCCCCGCCCTGACCTTCCGCCCCACGGACGCCACGCGCATCACCCTGCTGTCCTACTATCAGGACGACGAGGTGACCGGCGACGGCGGCGGCTTCCTGCCGGCTTACGGCGTGCTGCTGCCCAACCCGCTGGGCGAGGTCAGCTCGACGATCAATCTGGGCGAGACCAGCTACAACCGCTTCAAGCGTGAGCATTATGGGATCGGCTACGACGCCGAGCACAAGCTGAGCGACACCCTGACGCTCAGCCAGAACCTGAAGTTCAGCCACCTGGACGGCGACCAGCGCGGGGTCGGCGGCAACGGGCTGGTCGACAACAACTTCGACGGCGTGCCGGACGACTACCGCACGGTCAACCGCTACAGCTTCTCGTTCGCCGAGGACGTGGACGTGTTCGCGGTCGACACCCGCCTGAACGGCACGATGACCACCGGCGGCCTGACGCACCAGTTCGTGGGCGGGGTCGATTACCGCCGCTATGACTACGTCGGCTCAAGCGCGTTCGGCTTCGGCATTCCCAGCATCGACCTGTTCCAACCGGTCTACGGCCTGGCCATCCCGGCCCTGCCCCCGGTGACATTCTCGGACCAACTGCAGACCCAGGCGGGGCTCTACGCCCTGGACCAGATCAAGGCCGGCAAGCTGATGGTCAACCTGTCGCTGCGCCATGACTGGGTCGAGACCAAGGACCGGGCCACGGGCGGCAAGGTGGACGACGCCGAGTTTTCCTACCGGGCGGGCCTGTCCTACGAGATCGCGCCGGGCCTGATCCCCTATGCGGCCTATTCCAAGTCGTTCCAGCCGGTGGCCGGGACCGACCGCGGCGGCAGCCCGTTCGACCCCACCACGGGCGAGCAGATCGAGGGCGGGATCAAGTTCGAACAGCGCAGCGACACCCGCCAGCTGTTCGCCACGGCGGCGGTCTACAAGCTGACCCAGCAGAACGTCCTGACCCCTGACCCGGCCAACGGCGCGGGCCAGAGCTTCAACATCCAGACCGGCGAGGTCGAGGTCAAAGGCGTCGAGCTGGAGGCCGTGGCCCGCTTCAACGAACGGCTCAGCCTCAACGCTTCGTACAGCTACACCGACAGCGAGGTGACCCGCAGCAACGGCCCGGACCTGGGCAACCGCCTGCCGGTGGTGCCCAAGCACAAGATCTCGGCCCTGGCGGACTACACCTTCCAGGACGGCGCCTTCCGCGGCCTGGGGGGCAGCTTCGGCGTCCGCTACACCAGCGACACGGCGGGCAATCTGGCGGCCAGCTATCAGCCGGTGGTGTTCATCAACCCGTCGGTCACCCTGTTCGACGCCAGCGTCCATTACGACCTGAACGACTGGCGCCTGGCGGTCACCGCGTCGAACCTGTTCGACAAGGAATATGTGGCGCGGTGCTACAGCACGGCCAACTGCTTCTTCGGCGTTCGCCGGGTGGTGGTGGCCAGCGTCACGCGCAAGTTCTAG